A region of the Cricetulus griseus strain 17A/GY chromosome 7, alternate assembly CriGri-PICRH-1.0, whole genome shotgun sequence genome:
TGGCATTTGGCAAACCCAACCTGTGCCCTGGTTGTTGCACTTACACCCTGTCTTCCGGCCAAGCTGATCTTCGAAGAGATGAACATCTCCAAGGCTGGGGAGGAAAGGTCCTTGGTGTACCCCAACGGTGACAGCCTCGCCTGTAGAACTCAGGGAGCCGGCTGGTAGTCTGGGATGGCAGTGCGCTGGGGTGTGTGGGAGGGAAGGTTCAATAATATTGCACTTTGACTGCCCCTTCGGGACATATCCGCCCCAGGAGAAGAGTCACCTGCTCCCCCAGCATTTTAATAGCGGGACCACCCAGATGAAATGTCATGGCAAATCTCATAAAAACCCAGAGGGAGTAAAACTGAGATTGCGGGAAGGAGGGGGAAACCAAAAGGCACTGAGCATGCGTGGTGGGGCAGGAAAGGACACCATCACTCCAGAGACAACAGCGTAACAAAGGGACAGGAACCATCCGGGCCAGCTCTAGGCGCTTCAGAAGCAGGAGAGACGTCTGAGTCCACCAAAACCAAGTTCTCCTCGGCTTGCAAGATGAAGGAGGGAAGGGGGTCCCGGGGCTTTCAAGACATCAACCAGTACCTCACCGCTAAGTCCCACTGGGTCCCCAGagccaagcccccccccccccttttccctcATGGCCCTGGAGTGCTAAAGGTACTGGTCCCCGGGAAGGGTGATAATGCTGATGACTCCTCCAGAGCTGGCCAGAGGAGCACAGGGTTACAGGGCCAGCAGTGTGGGGGAGTTCAAGGAGTCTGACGACTGGTCCCCACTGCTACTGCTTCTGCGGTGAGCCTTGGAACAGGACTCTGAGGGTGATGCAGGCGACTCCTGCTCCAGGACATTGGGGTAGGTGAAGACAAGGTTTGAAGTGCCTGGAGTGATGGCAGGTGTGGAGGTCACCACGATGGGGGTATGCAGAGGCTCTTCCCCATAGAAACCACCCCCAGCAATGCTGATGGGTTTGATGACAGAGCGCTGGGTCTTGTCCATCCCTACCACTGAGGAAGAGGGGCTGTCCTCTTCGAGAGGCTCTTGCTTCACCACCACAGCGCCTGTACCACGTATGGGCTGCAGCCCGGCGGTCGGGGGCGATCGGCGCTCCTCGGGGCTGATTTTGCACACAGGGCCATGGGCTACCAACATGAACTCAagcttttccttctccttctgcaATTCAGCGATCTCTTTCTGAAGACCAGACTTCTCCTCCTCCAGTTCCTCTGTCTCCTATGAGGGGCAAAGAAAGGTGTGAGGGGCAGAAGCCCACAGTCCAAACATGAAAGGGAGATCTACAGTGTCCTCAGGTGGCCTCGCACAGGCGTCTCCCACACCTGTCCAGAGAGCTAACTGGATATgagtcacatggtggctcccagtcCCTTTTACTCCTGAAGGAGGGAAGTTGGCTTGTGGGGCAGGTGAATTAACTGGGCTGCTGTAATTGAGTCCTTACTTCACAGGTTATCTCACTCAACCCTCCAGAAGTTTCTGAAAGCAGATGTTATCATCAACCCATTTTgaagatgaggaaaccaaggttCTGAGAAGTTTGCCCATCTGCCCAAAGTTACAGAGCTAACGGAGAGGCCAGATTTGAATTCCAATGCATCTGACTGGAGTCTGTATGCTGCTACACTCCACCCCCATGATGCCAGTACCACCATTGGGTCCCCCAACAGGTTAGAGTGGGATACTCATAGAGAAGGGGAAACTCTGCTCACTCTACCATTTCAGCCCGCCAGGGGACACAGATGCTGAGCTGGATGCTGAATGAGAGCAGACTCCCACGCATAAACTCCTACCCTAAGCACTGGACCGAAAAGTGCCTGGCTTGtgataaatgctcagctgatcaCTGATGGATCCTCCCTTTCTTATTCTGGTTTCTAAAGCCCACATGCCTAGACCAGAGACAGCAAGGGACACATTTAGTTCCACTGTGCCCAATAGAGGGGCACCTGACAGCCCATAAGAGCCTATGAGGATGCCAAGCTCACCAGGGAAGCCTCCACTCCCCTCCTTCACACAGAGCCAGAGCAGTCTGTGGATTGGAATGGCTGGGGAAAAGAGAGGCATGCGTCACCAGTCTCCTCCCCACTTTTTCTCTAACACAGATTCCCATTCACAAATGAAGAGATACGGGCAAGAGCTTCATTAAGCACACTATGGTATATGCCggcgtgaaaaaaaaaaaaaaagtttccatctGTCTCAAGGGTCTGACGAACGTCAGAGGCTTCCTGTGAGGATGTGGCTCAGGGGCCTGGGTAGCTCAGGACGTGGGGGAGGCGGAGAAGTAGGGTGTGAGacttctgggaagaagagaggaaagcagggaggACTCAGAGGAGTGGCTGTTCCGGGCTGAGGGATGTCCTCAGGGAGTCATGGTAAGGCATAGCTCCTTGAAGTAGGAGAGAATGGCTAGCAGTGGAAGTCTCCGCTGAGGGAGCCTCCATGGTGGGCTGATCACTCCCTGGTCTGCCTCATCTGGGAAGGAAGAACTTCTACCCTCATCCCCACTCTGACACCTCCTCAGGCCATGAGTACAGGCACCATGGGATTCACCAAGTATATATTTTAGTGAGTGTGCCCAAAAGTTAGGGCTGAGGCATGAAGGAAACAGCTGAAAGCAGATAAACTCCCTGGAAAGATTAAATAAATTCTAGATCTACTCGTCAGTCACTACGTGAGGACTTTGGACAATCTCTCGGCTCATCTCCTCCTTCTGAGAGCACTGTGTCCCAGGCTTGGGACCTCCTCTACCAGACGCTCAGCCCTTCCTTCAGGGCCAGACACAGAAGGGAGTTACGTGACATTGGTCAGGTCAAGCTcagaagagggaggggcaggACCATGTGCCCCCTCCTCCAGGTCTGGGCAATTAAGAAGCATGGGACAGTGACTCACAACAAAGCTCTCAGCTCACCATAGAGGTGGGAAACCTTCCTGCCAATGAAGGATAGACGAAAGTTCCAAGAAAATGTAACTCAACTGACATGTGACCTGTCTACATGAGAGTGCTTGCTCCCACCCCACTCAAATCAGGGTGCTTCGGTCAGGCTGGGCCACCTTTGCTAACCTTGGGAATGGGGGCAACTGGAACCCTGAAAAGGAGCCATGGAGAGGCAGGTATTGCTGTGCCTGCCCTAGCTCCCTGGAACTATCAGCCCTCATCCAGGAGCCCCAGGGGTCTGACGACAGAGCACACTTAGGTACTGAGTGAGAAAACATACTGCCCAGAAAGGTGGTCTGCTCCTCTCTAGGCCTACACGATGGCAATGGctggttcttgttttgtttgtttgttttttgagacagggtttctctgtgtagcgttggagcctgtcctggaactggcttcgtagaccaggctggcttcaaactcacagagctctgcctgcctctgcctcccaagtgctgggattaaaggtgtacactgccactgcctggctgattCTTATacattcatttatccattcttccCACTCCCAGTTGAGCATAATGTTGACCCATGTGCTCAAAAGAATTTTCTGTCTCTCCAGACTCATCACTTGTAATGATAGTACTGGGAGGGCCACACCACACACAGCTCCTTACCGCCTGCAGCTTCTCTGTCAGCTCACGGCGACGGTTCCGACACTTGGCTGCAGCCAGTTTGTTCCTCTCCCTCCGGATTCGACgcttctcctcttcttcaggaGACAGCTAAAGAGGCCAAAGAGGCCAAGGTCAAGAGTCATGATCGGAATGCTGCAATGgttcatgacattttaaaaagctgtattTTAAGGACTACAAGCTGTCCTTTAGAATTGAGGAGGGAAAGAGATGTGTTGCCAGGCTCAGAGGTCCCCAGGGCATGAGGTCAGTACCTTGTGGTTGCCTGGAGGGAGCTTGTAGACGGCTCTGCTTTGGAATGTGACAAGGTGACGTTGCATGTTTAAGGGGACAGCAGACCAAGAGTGGGAAAGGAGCTCAATGGCTCTGCACCAGGGCAGGATTTGTCTGTCAGCTCTGTTTGAAAGCCTTAGGCAGAGAAGAGCCCTGCCAGCAAGCCAGGTCTGGCCTCACCTGCTGTAGCAGCTTCCTCCAAAGCCTAGCTAATTACCCTCCCATCACGCTCTATGAGCCTCACCACCACCTTTGGTTATGTAGAGTCTCCACATAAGTGAGATCCACCCATGGGGTGGGAGGGGTGCTGATGTATTGTCACCAGTGGGAGGGCCATGGGTACCACTGTATTCCCAACTTCCTCTGCCAACCAGAGTACCAGCTTCTCAGAGGTCTCCACGAGGACTCCTTGGAAGCCTGCCACAGTGCTAGGCTGGGCAAGAGAAAAAGCAGCCTAGGCATAAAAGTCCCACTGTCCAGCCTTTCTGCTTATTTGATTGATGGTGATCATCTATATGAGACATAATCCCAGGAGTTGGGGCTGTGAACTCAAggacaccacccacacacacacccccaggaGAGATCAGGAACTAGCTCCTTCTGGTGAACCAGTCAGGGACAAGGAATTCTGTTCACACACACTGCCAAAGAGAACGCCATGGGCCAAAGCACAACACAGGATAAAGGGAAGACCTTCCCGTTCAGACCAGACAGGGGTGCATGCCTACTGTGTGCCTATGCTCTGCTAGGGGCTTCAAAGAGTCTAAGTATGACACCATGGAAAAGCTGAAGTTGCTCCAGAGAGAGAAATATCCCTAACTACagaccacaccatgaggaacaagTCATTTGTGCTAGCTGGGCTGGGCTCAGGTCAGGACCCCAGGAAGCTCCCTCCCACCCTGGCAGTCCATGGCTGTGATGTCCTGAGTGGCCAAAAAAAAGCATCAAATGAGTAAATCCATTCCATCTAGATGACCCCACCGGAGGTCACAGGCCACTCAGCTAAGACCTGCTCCCAAACCTGTCTTGGTCCAAGCCTTACAAAGTTGGTAACCAAGAAAGCCTGTGGGTCTTGTGGCAGTCCTGGGTTGAGGTTTCTTTACAGCCCCTGGACTCCCCTGAAGGCCCAGCAGcaccaccctcccctcccctcccccacaagcaGATTTTACTgctaagggagaaaaaaaaagctaagctTGGTTCAAAGACAGCCTTCTTTCTACCTTGGTAACTTTTAGCCTTAGAAGTCTCTCCCTGTCTGGGGAGGTGTGGGGCAACTGTGGGTACTGTCGACATAGGAAATGTTCTGGGGTGGTGAGATCAACGTGGTTACAGCTTGAGTGTTGTTAACATCACCAGGGACCCACCCACAAGCCACACatgccctcccctcccttctccccagtcCCCACCCTGGGCTCAGAGGAGCCTCATGGGCAGGCTCTGGAGGAGGCCATGAGGCACCAAGCTGACTCCTGGGACAAGCCTTGGGGTGGAGAGGGTGGTGGGGAGGGCTGgaaagaagccacagagaaaacactAGGGCCAGGAAGCCAAGAATCAAGAAAGTGGCTGCCACAAAGATAGTGTGAGAGGTTAGTGGTCCCCTGAGCTCCTAATTGTTTgatcgcccccccccccaacccctctACCCTGTACCACAAAAGGAAGGATGTCTCCAGATAGCTGGTCTTGAAGCATACCTAGGTGGTATGGCATCAAAAACATCCAACTGAAGGTCAAAAGTGGTGGATCCCAGTCTCTGCTACTAACTTGGTGTGACTCTGGGCAAAGCCCTTCCTTCTAGGCCTCATCTATGAGCTAGGTTCAGGGGAGAAATTCAGAGGTACCCTCCTAAAATCCCTTCTAGGTGTGAACTTCTGAATGTAGTGTCAGGTAGGCCCAGCAGAGAAAGAGTGGGGGGACACATCATGCTGCAATGTCCTGCCAGCCCACAGGAGCTTGGCTGCCACTCAGCATCATTTATATCCTGAAACAATCGCATGGATACAGGCACAATTACAAAGGACAGTGTGGTCACTACTACAATACCTGAGACTATGGGAAGCCCCCAGAGGGGCCAGTAGTTTTCCCCACACATCAACTGCACCTCAGTGTCTAGTACATGTAGCCCCTGAGGGCCTGCACTGTGGCCCCATCTATTGGCCACGAGGTCCTACTTTGTCTTCAGAAGACGGTTCCTGAGAAAGCTTCTAGTTCCTTGGAGTGGGAGCCCTGTAACTCTAAGCCCTTTTGGGACTACTGGCGCTGGGTCCATCACTATGCCATGTTAAAGGCACTGGCATTAGGATATGGTGGACCTCGGACCCTGGAGTAGAAGCAGGTGAGGATTGGAATGAAGGCTCCCACAATTAGCAGGAAGCCTTTACCAGATTCACATTTCATTTGGAAAGGAAAATGTACTGCTCAAGGGTTCCCTTCTCTGGGTTTATAGTGGCATGGCCTTGGGGGAAGGGCACTGTACATGGAGCCCAGGCAAGCAGGTCTTGGCCTTGAGTCTGTAATGGGAGACAGAAGAGATCTTTGGAGGCCTGTGTCAGTTCTCTAGTCAGTTCTCTCTTAAGCTGAGTCTCTTGAGAAGGAAGAACAAGGGAAACCTGATGTGTGACCTCTATCTGCCCCCAGAGCTGAACAGGCTCCTTGGGCCCAGATCACTATACTTCTGGGACATATATTCCAGGAACCAGAAATGGGCTACAGCTTTGATCTAAAGGCCtgagaaactgaggaagaatGCAAAGTCACATGGGTGCTCACAGCCCTGGTCCTATGGCTCCCCACTAAGGCCCAGGGCAGGGCACTACTGTAGGAGGCCATGACGGTTCGCATTTACTGATACTTTACACTTCCAAGGTGTTCCCCAACTCAAGAACTCCCTCAAGCACCAACTTAACATCCCTGTTCGtgagcccctccctcccccagctacCAACATGGTTCCTCTCCACTTTAGAGGCATAcctgctcatctctcctcctgcGGCCCACAGTGGTACCAATGGTCTTGATCACGCCAGGTCTGGGGAGAGCCATGTGCCCAGGGACAGAAGCCAGCCCTGGCAGGGGGCTGTAGGGGTGTGAGCGTGGATAAGGATTGGACATGGAGGTAATCACTGTGGGCTGGACCATCCACTGCAGGTCCTGGCTGGTGGTGATGGCGTTGATGGTGGGGATGAAGGCGCTGCCTGAGCCAGGCATATCTACCCGGAACTTCTGAAACAAGGAGAAAGACATGACACTGAGCCAAGAAACAGCAGAATAGGACAAGCAGAGCCAAAGCCAAGGCCAAAACCTATAGACTTCTGGG
Encoded here:
- the Fosl2 gene encoding fos-related antigen 2 isoform X2 produces the protein MVLCRPKPSGVPSQVGCSSKFRVDMPGSGSAFIPTINAITTSQDLQWMVQPTVITSMSNPYPRSHPYSPLPGLASVPGHMALPRPGVIKTIGTTVGRRRRDEQLSPEEEEKRRIRRERNKLAAAKCRNRRRELTEKLQAETEELEEEKSGLQKEIAELQKEKEKLEFMLVAHGPVCKISPEERRSPPTAGLQPIRGTGAVVVKQEPLEEDSPSSSVVGMDKTQRSVIKPISIAGGGFYGEEPLHTPIVVTSTPAITPGTSNLVFTYPNVLEQESPASPSESCSKAHRRSSSSGDQSSDSLNSPTLLAL
- the Fosl2 gene encoding fos-related antigen 2 isoform X1; translated protein: MYQDYPGNFDTSSRGSSGSPAHAESYSSGGGGQQKFRVDMPGSGSAFIPTINAITTSQDLQWMVQPTVITSMSNPYPRSHPYSPLPGLASVPGHMALPRPGVIKTIGTTVGRRRRDEQLSPEEEEKRRIRRERNKLAAAKCRNRRRELTEKLQAETEELEEEKSGLQKEIAELQKEKEKLEFMLVAHGPVCKISPEERRSPPTAGLQPIRGTGAVVVKQEPLEEDSPSSSVVGMDKTQRSVIKPISIAGGGFYGEEPLHTPIVVTSTPAITPGTSNLVFTYPNVLEQESPASPSESCSKAHRRSSSSGDQSSDSLNSPTLLAL